The DNA window TTGGCACTTGGACATCTTTCCCCAAGATTGCCCACCGCTGGGCGATGCCCCTCAATCAGCTTGCCGATGCTTACGACCCTTATTTCTACCAAGTAGCCAAACGCGATACCTTGGCGTGGTATACCGACGATCAGGGCAATATCTACGGCTACCCAGCCAGCTCTAACGACTACGAAGATTTTTTAGGAGAGGATAGTGTCCTCAATGGTGGCCCCACATTTTTGGTTCGCCAAGATATCTACCGCGCCATTGGCTCCCCTGATATGCGCACGCCAGAAGGATTTTTACAAGCCTTGCGTGATGCCAAAACCTACGATCCAACGATCATGCCGTTGGTTTTTGGCATTGAGAGCACCTTTAGTGAGTCGATCATTGAGATGCTTGCCAGCTTTTTGGCGATCCCCACCTTGCAAGATGGCAAGCACTATGAGCGGATCTTTGATGCGGAGTATTTGCGTTGGATCGAGGTGTTGCGCCAAGCGCATCAGGAGGGGTTAATTCTTGATGATAATTTCACTTACAACAAAATTGAGTACAACGATGGCTTTAATGGCGGACAGTATTTTGCCGTCTTTGCCTCTACGCTCAATGCGATTAAGTATCAACTCATCAATAACCACAACCGTAATCCCAATCAGCATTATCTGGCTATCGATGGCCCTGCCAATCGCAACTTGGATGCACCGCATCTCACCGCCAGTGGGATTGGTGGCTGGGCGCTAACATTTATTACCCAAGGCAGTCAAAACAAGGAGCGCGCTATCCAGTTGCTCACCTACCTGATGAGCGAGGAGGGGCACTTCACTAGCCAACTCGGAATTGAGGGCGAAACCTATTACCGCGGAGAAGATGGCTTATATCG is part of the Entomospira culicis genome and encodes:
- a CDS encoding extracellular solute-binding protein, translating into MKKGWMLALIALSMISCQKGEQASKELPPSRFSVNPNEPSYKLQDEQGVITWYVNFDWYIPPTGSGVVSQKILTDTNTRLRVIRGNDDTLNQMIASGEMPDIVTVGTWTSFPKIAHRWAMPLNQLADAYDPYFYQVAKRDTLAWYTDDQGNIYGYPASSNDYEDFLGEDSVLNGGPTFLVRQDIYRAIGSPDMRTPEGFLQALRDAKTYDPTIMPLVFGIESTFSESIIEMLASFLAIPTLQDGKHYERIFDAEYLRWIEVLRQAHQEGLILDDNFTYNKIEYNDGFNGGQYFAVFASTLNAIKYQLINNHNRNPNQHYLAIDGPANRNLDAPHLTASGIGGWALTFITQGSQNKERAIQLLTYLMSEEGHFTSQLGIEGETYYRGEDGLYRYTPVILDLQNNDNEAFLTQTEFPLFWMLLDSNFLERNTDISVAELNQIWHWSLGKFVPQFALEESDPDARTAEERSWIHYQEERIEAVIRMIRSSSPEQLQAEVERLQTFYQSEAIQRAIAVKNEKIAQNIKKLAKMGYA